The DNA region TTCTGCAATACGAGAACCTGAAATTGAGAGTTCAGGCGGCCAGAGACGAAGAAGAAGCCGAGAAACTCTTACAGGTGCAATTCAACAAAGCAAGTCATGTCCTCAACCACggtaataaataataatgacagATAACTTGTTTGCAGGGCTCCCAGGACATGGCACATTGGCATGACTGGTGGAACAAGCTGTCCGGCTTCCAACGGCAGCTCATACTGCTGATGTCGACGGTGGACGACTTCTGGAGCAGTctcacagagggacagaggaccGTCACAGGTGACTGACAACGAAAGAAGAATTGGCACATTTGTTCCCTCAAATATCATGTAATTAAGTTTATAATTTGTGAACAATGTTCTCAGGTATCATTGCAGTAAATGCTGTTGTCCTGTGTTGCTGGCGGATCCCGATCATGCAGAGAAGCATGATTAAGTACTTCACCTCCAACCCAGCCTCCAGTGAGTGTGCGGGAAGTGGGGCAACATTGAGCAGATATACAGTATTTTGGGGTGATGAGCCCAGTTTGGTTTTATTCATACGCTAATAGAAATCTTTAATGCAAATATATCATTACAGTCACCTAAAAAATCAGTTATATCAATAAATTTCCTTTTAATCATTTGAAAAACTGCAATAATGACACCTAAGCCTGTTTGACTTGAAAATCTGAGGAAAGTCCTACATAAGTGCAGCGATTTCAATCACAGTTCATATTTAACAACATTTTCCTCCCACCAGAAACAAAGTGTCTTCCCATGATCCTGTCGTCCTTCAGCCATTACTCCATCATCCATATGATGGCCAACATGTATGTCCTGTGGACATTTTCTTCAGGAATTGTGTCTCTTTTAGGGAAAGAGCAGTTCCTTGCAGTCTACCTGTCGGCAGGTGAGTCAACGTAAAGCACAGACTGCAGTTGGACAACAGTCAAGCCCAGACTTGAATCTGCATTTAATATAAATAACCGTTGTTGTTACCAACATTCCTATTCCCTGTTGCgaaacaaagttgtttttttcccctagGTGTGATTTCCACCATGGTGAGCTACATATGCAAAACAACCACCGGTCGCCTCTACCCATCTTTAGGAGCGGTACGATTTTGCTAAATACCCCTAAAGCCAAAACATTTTTCACCACTAACGTTTTCTCCGTGCGTGTGTCACCAGTCAGGGGCTGTGATGGCAGTGCTCGCTGCAGTCTGCACAAAGGTGCCAGAGGCAAAACTCGGCATCATTTTCCTCCCCATGCTTACCTTTTCTGCAGGAAGTGTAAGTGGAATAGTAGCTGTGCGTGAGTGAGCGGCTGTGCATGTGCAGCTGTGGCACAGGTTGATATTGTTTGGTGTAATGTGGTGTTTTTACACGTGTTTGCTGCAGGCTAGAGATGTAAATCTGTGCACGAAAACTGTctcttgtgtgtgagtgtgtaagtatGCATGCATACATTAAAGATAGTTTTGTGCAGTACGTCATGCTTGAGGATTCTTGTCAACTCTCTCTGTAGGCTCTGAAAGCCCTCATCGC from Takifugu flavidus isolate HTHZ2018 chromosome 15, ASM371156v2, whole genome shotgun sequence includes:
- the parla gene encoding presenilins-associated rhomboid-like protein, mitochondrial, yielding MAWRGSVIKWTNTGYIRSFKVTTRSSRLSYNKQQRCGFRREAKRPDTKKGNVLEEANQSPSETGKPGPTPFPKAPRPTLLKPLMFTVGFTGCSFGAAAILQYENLKLRVQAARDEEEAEKLLQGSQDMAHWHDWWNKLSGFQRQLILLMSTVDDFWSSLTEGQRTVTGIIAVNAVVLCCWRIPIMQRSMIKYFTSNPASKTKCLPMILSSFSHYSIIHMMANMYVLWTFSSGIVSLLGKEQFLAVYLSAGVISTMVSYICKTTTGRLYPSLGASGAVMAVLAAVCTKVPEAKLGIIFLPMLTFSAGSALKALIAIDTAGLILGWRLLDHAAHLGGALFGIWYIAYGHKLIWRRREPLVKMWHNIRAGESGPKGGPGSSGA